In Stenotrophomonas sp. 610A2, one DNA window encodes the following:
- a CDS encoding carbohydrate porin, whose amino-acid sequence MSTRGCNGRDIISSRLVLAIVLVLAASVAYAKPAAESAASLADAQASAGSAVPGCRDYDAFVSRGSESPIITTCETLSPELLGLRPKLYDKGWMFMGFYSASETYDLRGQEARPQVYNGQRPSFSGTLATITTYDLSRLGWWGKKSQLTFEANSWRTVYRDAGLNDDAAVTQLSVEQEFADGRVRIQYGYYGMLGQFVGLFLGASTASSALGPSSIIPNLAGMAAFKPVPGMDIRLYSKSGRFYDHFGVARSQSPDGFLADSEANPTGLKWSVEDAKPIYVNEIGYRVASSAGRRMTWIRQGTVYNRTLYIDYRNPDRKGTNRAFYIVADHQLSQPDASTPYRGWYFNLKADHAPAEHNVFSSDYAVTLYSLAPFAKRPGDMVSFGYTRTEVGDDAHRYLGSLGMDPVHFSSTGSVSYALRAFRGIYWVNTLSYTRNPVVTTQHPDAVNLQSQLTFSF is encoded by the coding sequence ATGAGCACGCGTGGATGTAACGGGAGGGACATCATCAGCAGCAGGTTGGTGCTGGCGATAGTCCTGGTACTTGCGGCGTCCGTGGCTTATGCGAAGCCCGCCGCTGAATCTGCCGCGAGTCTGGCTGATGCGCAGGCGTCGGCGGGATCTGCGGTGCCAGGCTGTCGCGACTACGACGCATTTGTGAGCCGTGGCTCTGAATCGCCGATCATCACCACCTGCGAGACGCTGTCGCCTGAGCTGTTGGGCCTTAGGCCGAAGCTGTACGACAAGGGTTGGATGTTCATGGGCTTCTACAGCGCATCGGAAACCTATGACCTGCGTGGACAGGAAGCCCGCCCGCAGGTGTACAACGGCCAGCGACCGAGTTTCAGTGGCACGCTGGCAACCATCACCACCTACGATTTGTCGCGTTTGGGTTGGTGGGGAAAGAAATCACAGCTCACCTTTGAAGCAAACAGCTGGCGCACGGTCTACCGTGATGCAGGGTTGAACGACGATGCGGCGGTGACGCAGTTGTCGGTCGAGCAGGAATTCGCTGATGGGCGTGTGCGCATCCAGTACGGTTACTACGGAATGCTTGGTCAATTCGTTGGCTTGTTCCTGGGCGCGAGCACGGCATCCTCCGCGCTCGGCCCATCCAGCATCATTCCCAATCTCGCCGGCATGGCAGCCTTCAAGCCAGTGCCTGGCATGGATATCCGCCTGTACTCGAAGAGTGGCCGGTTCTACGACCACTTTGGCGTGGCGCGTTCGCAAAGCCCTGATGGCTTTCTGGCTGACAGCGAGGCAAACCCTACCGGGCTGAAGTGGAGCGTGGAGGACGCAAAACCGATCTACGTCAACGAGATCGGCTATCGGGTTGCGTCCAGTGCGGGTCGTCGCATGACCTGGATACGACAGGGCACGGTCTACAACCGCACGCTCTACATCGACTATCGCAACCCGGATCGCAAGGGAACCAATCGCGCGTTCTACATCGTGGCCGATCATCAGTTAAGCCAACCCGATGCATCCACGCCCTATCGCGGCTGGTACTTCAATCTGAAAGCCGACCATGCTCCGGCCGAACACAATGTTTTCAGCTCTGACTATGCAGTGACCTTGTACAGCCTGGCGCCGTTCGCCAAGCGGCCAGGGGACATGGTGTCCTTCGGCTATACCCGCACCGAGGTTGGTGATGACGCACATCGCTATCTCGGTTCCCTTGGCATGGATCCAGTGCATTTCAGCTCCACCGGCTCGGTCTCGTACGCCCTGCGCGCGTTCCGCGGAATCTACTGGGTCAATACCTTGAGCTACACGCGCAACCCGGTGGTCACCACGCAGCATCCCGACGCGGTGAATCTGCAGAGTCAGCTGACTTTCTCGTTCTGA
- a CDS encoding ATP-binding protein, which yields MTSLVLIAVTVVMVQSQVKDYVAGRHTEYVLRRTTLRAMFAVREAALRIGVRQEEYVWSMRQEPDPLLMKRFADANGRMVLQRNSSLPTALVIGDITRDYPAERFGPYLRMADDVSYQSGTYSQELAAAGYLFSPDRRFVVLGPLPDGAAAQQMMGTSAASLLDRIVPDLGDLGDPAVRARLLDAKVPLWLPPEADPLSGISSIRLVQGAASEGKLFAVFVASYPTQMLEPLLAGGDPNEASLIVGPTGGLLLGSARKGTTADVLRVASDVPRDELRRLSYRDGYFIVSDEISNSGWRLLHAFSWRTVMAALWPRLVSYIGAVLLMIGFVWTVLLLIDRKVFKPGFARSQRIIESEDLNRTIVTTAPFGLALLSVASGQVMLQNATMLDYAEAARRGDLPLHARFLALFSSDTGGAHGEREFELALEDGSSCDLLVSSVRTKYLGMDVLLCNFKDITLRKKTQHELEQARKLAEDANHAKSAFLATMSHEIRTPLNTILGNLELLERTPLSEDQLQQLRTVASSSSTLLGVINDILDFSKVESGQMSIEAISFDLKALAQQAVEFFVPSARAKGLQLDLSIDDSLAAAYIGDPTRIRQIIYNLLGNAIKFTEQGDVLLEVYLRDEHLADPEVVIGVSDTGIGMTPEQQKLLFQTFSQADSTITRRYGGSGLGLALCRRLADLMSGTISVHSEAGAGSTFLVTLPLPVSEDAPVQLDASAEAKPSEAMASSGLRMLVVDDHPANRQLIRLQLQTLGHGSDQAEDGHEALVLLAENEYDLVMTDLNIPGMDGYTLARKLREQGVGIPIIAITAHVSERDRQRCKDIGIDEVATKPILLDALDKMVRRRLGVGQSSSAHRKEGGLMEGPLPVEVHQALLGSLDDSLRKLHDELAVLDADAAMTDVGRARTGAELHSIRGAFAMIHAREIADDCGHLERLLGEGDFSSLAAGIEALDASSHAVLKQRSPSS from the coding sequence GTGACGTCGTTGGTATTGATTGCCGTCACCGTGGTGATGGTGCAATCGCAGGTGAAGGACTATGTCGCCGGTCGCCATACCGAGTATGTGCTGCGCAGGACAACACTGCGGGCGATGTTTGCCGTACGTGAAGCGGCACTGCGCATCGGTGTGCGGCAGGAGGAGTACGTGTGGTCAATGCGGCAGGAGCCGGATCCCCTGCTGATGAAGCGCTTCGCCGATGCCAACGGACGCATGGTCCTGCAGCGTAACAGCAGCCTCCCGACTGCACTTGTCATAGGCGACATCACCCGTGACTACCCAGCTGAGCGTTTCGGTCCCTACCTGCGGATGGCGGACGATGTGAGCTACCAGTCAGGGACGTATTCCCAGGAACTGGCAGCGGCGGGTTACCTCTTCAGTCCCGACCGGCGCTTCGTCGTCCTTGGGCCGCTACCTGACGGGGCGGCTGCGCAGCAGATGATGGGGACAAGCGCTGCCTCCCTGCTTGATCGCATCGTGCCTGACCTTGGGGATCTGGGCGACCCGGCGGTACGCGCTCGCCTGCTCGATGCGAAGGTTCCCTTGTGGTTGCCACCTGAAGCGGATCCATTGAGTGGCATTTCCTCCATACGACTGGTGCAGGGGGCCGCATCTGAGGGCAAACTCTTCGCGGTGTTCGTGGCGTCCTATCCGACCCAGATGCTGGAGCCGCTGCTGGCCGGCGGGGACCCGAACGAGGCATCCCTCATTGTTGGCCCGACAGGCGGGCTTCTGCTTGGTTCGGCAAGAAAGGGCACTACCGCCGACGTGCTGCGTGTTGCCAGCGACGTGCCGCGGGACGAGTTGCGGAGGCTGAGCTATCGCGACGGTTACTTCATCGTAAGTGATGAGATATCCAATTCGGGTTGGAGGTTGTTGCACGCCTTCTCCTGGCGCACTGTCATGGCTGCATTGTGGCCTCGCCTGGTCAGCTACATCGGTGCGGTGCTGTTGATGATCGGCTTCGTATGGACGGTGCTGTTGCTCATTGACCGGAAGGTATTCAAGCCGGGCTTCGCGCGCTCGCAGCGGATCATCGAGAGTGAAGATCTCAATCGAACGATCGTTACCACCGCGCCCTTTGGTTTGGCGTTGCTTTCCGTCGCCAGTGGCCAGGTCATGTTGCAGAACGCCACGATGCTGGATTATGCCGAAGCGGCGCGACGGGGCGATCTGCCCTTGCATGCACGCTTTCTCGCTCTTTTCAGCAGCGACACGGGTGGAGCCCATGGCGAACGTGAGTTCGAACTCGCCTTGGAGGATGGTTCCAGCTGCGATTTACTGGTCAGCAGCGTGCGTACGAAGTATCTGGGGATGGATGTCCTTTTGTGCAACTTTAAGGACATCACCCTGCGCAAGAAGACCCAGCACGAGTTGGAGCAAGCCCGCAAACTGGCCGAGGATGCCAATCATGCGAAGTCGGCATTTCTGGCCACGATGAGCCATGAGATACGGACGCCGCTCAATACCATTCTTGGGAATCTCGAGTTGCTTGAGCGCACGCCTCTTTCGGAAGATCAGCTGCAGCAGCTGCGAACCGTGGCGTCCTCATCGTCGACCTTGCTTGGCGTGATCAATGACATCCTGGACTTCTCGAAGGTCGAGTCCGGCCAGATGAGCATCGAGGCGATCAGCTTCGACTTGAAGGCGCTTGCCCAGCAGGCGGTTGAGTTCTTCGTGCCGTCTGCGCGCGCAAAGGGACTGCAGCTGGACCTGAGCATTGATGATTCACTTGCGGCGGCGTACATCGGTGACCCTACGCGCATCCGGCAGATCATCTATAACCTGCTCGGCAATGCCATCAAGTTCACGGAACAAGGTGACGTGTTGCTGGAAGTCTATCTGCGGGATGAGCACCTGGCTGATCCTGAAGTTGTCATCGGTGTAAGTGATACGGGCATAGGCATGACTCCGGAGCAGCAGAAGTTGCTGTTCCAGACCTTCAGTCAGGCGGATTCAACCATCACCCGTCGTTATGGTGGCAGCGGCCTTGGTTTGGCACTATGCCGTCGTCTGGCCGACCTGATGAGCGGGACGATCAGCGTGCACAGCGAGGCCGGCGCCGGCAGCACTTTCCTGGTTACCTTGCCTCTGCCGGTGAGTGAAGACGCTCCTGTGCAGCTCGACGCTAGTGCCGAAGCCAAGCCCTCCGAGGCCATGGCATCCTCGGGCCTGCGGATGTTGGTCGTTGATGACCATCCAGCCAACCGGCAGCTGATACGTCTCCAATTGCAGACCTTGGGCCATGGGTCGGATCAGGCCGAAGATGGTCACGAGGCGCTCGTGCTGCTCGCTGAAAATGAGTACGACCTGGTGATGACGGACCTCAACATACCAGGCATGGATGGCTATACATTGGCGCGCAAGCTGCGGGAACAGGGTGTTGGAATCCCGATAATTGCCATCACCGCGCATGTGTCCGAGCGCGATCGCCAGCGCTGCAAGGACATCGGAATCGATGAAGTGGCGACCAAGCCTATTCTGCTGGACGCGCTGGACAAGATGGTTCGGCGACGCCTGGGTGTCGGACAGTCATCATCAGCGCACCGCAAGGAGGGAGGCTTGATGGAAGGTCCCCTGCCTGTGGAAGTGCATCAGGCACTGCTCGGTTCGTTGGACGATTCACTGCGCAAGTTGCACGACGAATTGGCGGTTCTTGATGCGGACGCGGCCATGACCGATGTCGGCCGTGCGCGAACAGGTGCGGAGCTGCATTCGATCCGTGGCGCATTCGCAATGATTCATGCGAGGGAAATCGCTGATGACTGCGGGCATCTTGAGAGACTCCTGGGTGAAGGGGATTTCAGTTCACTCGCTGCCGGAATCGAAGCGCTGGATGCCAGTTCCCATGCCGTGCTCAAGCAACGCTCGCCTTCATCATGA
- a CDS encoding TetR/AcrR family transcriptional regulator, translating into MTWAQFQRRWRAQATRIHCAPTAKLECVLPTSTQASPAPKARRRSPKGDKRRQQILDAAMHVFARDGYSNASIAEVATHVGLTLPGLLHHFPSKTDMLLAVLEVRDQRSPRLPHLPQHYTLEDAAAGPPIPWHQVVEQLRLINRANADIPGVIKAFSLLNAESLSEDHPAQAWFHQRSEWMLQYIARSLRQGQEIGEINPAIDPEQIAAELIAMMDGLQLLWLRHPGKIELGRHFEAYLQRLGEALAPR; encoded by the coding sequence GTGACATGGGCACAGTTTCAACGCAGATGGCGCGCGCAGGCGACACGGATACACTGCGCACCTACCGCGAAACTGGAGTGTGTTTTGCCAACCTCTACGCAGGCTTCGCCCGCGCCCAAAGCACGCCGTCGCTCACCCAAAGGTGACAAACGACGACAGCAGATTCTCGATGCGGCAATGCATGTGTTTGCACGTGATGGCTACAGCAATGCCTCCATCGCCGAAGTCGCGACCCACGTTGGCCTTACCCTGCCCGGCCTGCTGCATCACTTCCCGAGCAAGACCGACATGCTGCTTGCGGTACTGGAAGTGCGCGATCAACGCAGCCCGCGCCTGCCGCACTTGCCGCAGCACTACACGCTCGAGGATGCAGCCGCAGGCCCACCGATCCCCTGGCACCAGGTGGTGGAACAACTGCGTCTGATCAATCGCGCCAACGCCGACATCCCCGGCGTAATCAAGGCTTTTTCACTACTGAATGCCGAGAGCCTCAGCGAGGATCATCCTGCACAGGCGTGGTTCCACCAGCGCTCGGAATGGATGCTGCAGTACATCGCACGCAGCCTGCGCCAAGGTCAGGAGATCGGAGAGATCAATCCCGCAATCGACCCGGAGCAGATCGCCGCCGAACTGATCGCGATGATGGATGGCCTGCAGCTGCTATGGTTGCGCCATCCCGGAAAAATCGAGTTGGGCAGGCACTTCGAGGCCTATCTTCAACGACTTGGAGAGGCGCTGGCACCGCGCTGA
- a CDS encoding beta-glucosidase — translation MRQELSGRTMLTLGIAMNVVLFNLAQAEELPQLGTAPLEQVVAALSLQEKVELVTGQGMNFPGLPEDMQAPVVGGIDDKVAGAAGATVAVPRLGIPSLVLADGPAGVRIDPTRKDVPGKTFHATAFPIGSALASAWDPALVRQVGAAIGDEAAAYGIDVMLTPAQNIHRYPLGGRNFEYYSEDPVVSGETAAALVQGLQGRGVGASLKHFAVNNHEWNRNTINAKVDERALREIYLKGFEISARKGQPWTVMSSYNKLNGSYTSESQWLLTDVLRAQWGYQGVVMTDWFGGEDAIAQMRAGNELLMPGTGKQRRSILAAVADSTLSESVLDRNVTRILELILRSRAFRQLPHSDQPDLQAGAQISRSAATQGMVLLKNADTTLPLPAAAKVALLGHASYEVIIGGTGSGDVNEAYSVSLQRGLQNVGFSNASGLDQDYSRYIGEEVAKLPKTEWYLSPPRIAERLVSDEALRRLAQQQDVAVVTIGRGSGEFVDRKDEGDFRLTPAEHALLERTASAFHAQGKKLVVVLNVGGVIETASWNRFADAILLAWQPGQEAGNAIADVLSGAVNPSGKLVDTFALQLSDYPASKGFPGKELLGPDPNDKSLFGQIARAAEVEYSDGIWVGYRHFDTHKVEVAYPFGFGLSYTTFGYSDLQVDASQPGLVRASVKVTNTGKVAGREAAQVYVSAPQGALEKPAQELRAFAKTAELQPGQSQVLQFEIDGKDLASFDASRGRWVADAGTYSLRVGASSRDIRAQQAFQKQQESEYAP, via the coding sequence ATGAGGCAGGAACTGTCCGGGCGCACGATGTTGACGCTCGGTATCGCGATGAATGTTGTGCTGTTCAACCTGGCCCAGGCCGAGGAGCTCCCGCAGTTGGGCACGGCACCGCTTGAGCAGGTGGTTGCTGCATTGAGCCTGCAGGAGAAGGTCGAACTTGTGACAGGCCAGGGAATGAATTTCCCCGGGTTGCCCGAGGACATGCAGGCGCCGGTGGTTGGTGGCATCGATGACAAGGTGGCCGGCGCGGCAGGCGCGACCGTGGCGGTGCCACGGCTTGGCATTCCGTCATTGGTGCTGGCTGATGGCCCGGCAGGCGTGCGCATCGACCCGACCCGCAAGGATGTACCCGGCAAGACATTCCATGCCACCGCATTCCCGATCGGTAGCGCACTGGCCAGCGCCTGGGATCCGGCACTGGTTCGCCAGGTAGGTGCCGCAATTGGCGATGAAGCAGCCGCCTACGGTATCGACGTGATGCTGACGCCCGCGCAGAACATTCATCGCTATCCACTGGGTGGGCGCAATTTCGAGTACTACTCCGAGGATCCGGTTGTCAGCGGTGAGACCGCTGCTGCCCTGGTGCAAGGGCTGCAGGGGCGCGGGGTTGGAGCATCGTTGAAGCACTTTGCGGTCAACAACCACGAGTGGAATCGCAACACCATCAATGCAAAGGTGGATGAAAGGGCCTTGCGCGAGATCTACCTGAAAGGCTTCGAGATATCCGCGCGCAAAGGCCAGCCATGGACGGTGATGTCCAGCTACAACAAGCTCAATGGCAGTTACACCTCGGAGAGCCAGTGGCTGCTGACTGATGTGCTGCGCGCGCAATGGGGATACCAGGGCGTGGTGATGACGGATTGGTTCGGCGGCGAGGATGCGATTGCACAGATGCGTGCAGGCAATGAGTTGTTGATGCCAGGGACCGGCAAACAGCGCAGGAGCATCCTCGCGGCGGTAGCTGACAGTACGTTGAGTGAATCGGTATTGGATCGCAACGTCACCCGGATACTGGAGCTGATCCTGCGTAGCCGGGCATTCAGGCAATTGCCGCATTCGGACCAGCCGGATCTACAGGCTGGGGCGCAGATTTCGCGTAGCGCTGCAACACAGGGCATGGTGTTGCTGAAGAACGCCGACACGACACTTCCATTGCCTGCTGCAGCCAAGGTGGCCCTGCTTGGCCATGCCAGCTACGAGGTGATCATCGGCGGAACGGGAAGTGGCGATGTCAACGAGGCCTATTCCGTCAGCTTGCAGCGCGGCCTGCAGAACGTCGGCTTCAGCAACGCGAGTGGGCTGGATCAGGACTACAGTCGTTATATCGGTGAAGAGGTTGCCAAACTGCCGAAGACGGAGTGGTACCTGAGCCCGCCACGGATTGCCGAACGGCTTGTAAGCGACGAGGCGTTGCGGCGGCTGGCGCAACAGCAAGATGTCGCGGTGGTGACCATCGGCCGCGGCTCAGGTGAGTTCGTTGATCGCAAGGACGAAGGTGATTTTCGCTTGACGCCGGCCGAGCATGCATTGCTTGAACGTACCGCCAGTGCTTTCCACGCGCAGGGCAAGAAACTTGTGGTGGTGCTCAACGTTGGCGGTGTGATCGAGACCGCCAGCTGGAACCGTTTTGCTGACGCGATCCTGCTGGCATGGCAGCCCGGGCAGGAGGCGGGCAATGCAATAGCGGATGTACTCTCCGGGGCGGTCAATCCCTCCGGGAAGTTGGTTGACACGTTTGCCCTGCAGTTGAGCGACTACCCGGCAAGCAAAGGATTTCCCGGCAAGGAGCTGCTGGGCCCTGATCCGAACGACAAGTCCCTGTTCGGCCAGATCGCACGCGCAGCCGAGGTGGAATACAGCGACGGCATCTGGGTGGGCTATCGCCACTTCGATACGCACAAGGTCGAGGTCGCCTATCCGTTTGGCTTTGGCCTGTCATACACCACGTTCGGTTACAGCGATCTGCAGGTCGACGCCAGCCAGCCGGGTCTGGTGCGTGCCAGCGTCAAGGTCACCAATACCGGCAAGGTTGCCGGGCGCGAGGCGGCACAGGTCTACGTGAGTGCACCACAGGGCGCGTTGGAAAAGCCTGCGCAGGAGCTACGTGCGTTCGCCAAGACCGCTGAGCTGCAACCCGGGCAATCGCAGGTGCTGCAGTTCGAGATCGACGGCAAAGACCTGGCTTCGTTCGATGCAAGCCGGGGCCGCTGGGTGGCCGATGCGGGCACCTACAGCCTGCGTGTGGGTGCGTCTTCGCGTGATATACGCGCGCAGCAGGCATTCCAGAAGCAGCAGGAAAGCGAGTACGCGCCTTGA